In Pleurocapsa sp. PCC 7319, the following are encoded in one genomic region:
- a CDS encoding PAS domain S-box protein yields the protein MQQPKKSPARLKLEQIIEPNPVIVTPKTVLSVAIAAMDSAGTKYALVVDQRKVVGLFTAEELVKLVATKIDFSTTKIGSVVTQPVKTMEELQCQDIFSVWSFLRRHSLAYVPILSDRQELLGVVEQEHLLKLLESDEFNFCLEFYGTGNVNPCQRVEDELERFFNITPSLLCLAGFDGYFKRLNPSFRQILGFTNEELQAEPFINFVHPEDRAATIAEVEGLIQGKTTIAFENRYRTKDGSYRWLLWTASSYVEEQVIYAAARDISDRKQTEIQLQQERDFTGAILDTVGALVTVLNRQGQIVSFNRTCEQIAGYSWAEVAGRPIWDLLIVPEEKLTVRAIFERLLAGQLSNNYENHWLAKNGSRHLISWSNTALFDAQGKVEFVISTGIDVTQQRQVRNKLEHQFRQTQLLAEVTRKIRMLIGLDEILQTTVTEVQHLLACDRVMIVELRSNQTAVPISEAILRDYPPMLGYELADPLLVGKYVERYRQGKILAINDLQTAAIDLDIKQLLLQFAIQAKLVVPILSQNQLKGLLVAHQCSNPRQWQDSEIELLKQLADQIGVALSQAQLLNNLEEAVAERTNELSVTNQRLQLEITERQQTETALRENQQMLAGILEYADEAIISIDEQYKILLFNQGAEKIFGYQAREIMGQSLDILLPKEFRHIHRQHIDQFSGSIEQARSMTVRSSNVYGLRKDGKKFPAEASISKLHTHEGLIFTVMLQDITERQRTEEKLQASQRLLAKAEKIACIGSWEYNIVTQKLTWSEELFNILGLNQERTIPNCAVIFDSIHPDDRSLVRNTLKQGHIEGQPWQFNYRLVMPNGSLKYLETRGEPTIDSSEKVVKVSGTIMDISDRVQAEISLRRSEDRLQLITNSLPVLIAYIDNQHRYRYNNRTYEIWFGKSRTDLIGLHVRELLGKENYQQMLPYIKTALSGQAVTFENLHQNERGGNYWISAIYVPDFDSEGKVQGFFSMIDDITERKAIQQMQSEFVSVASHEMRTPLTSIHGVLKLLCAERLGDLSTSGKEMVNIALRNTDRLVRLINDVLDLERMESGREKLEKQLCNSADLIQYAIETMHSLAQQQQVKIETDTNSVELWVDSDRILQTLTNLLSNAIKFSPNNSTVWISCEQQENQALFMVKDRGRGIPREKQETVFNRFQQVDASDSRKKGGTGLGLSICRHIVEQHGGKIWVESVVDQGSTFFFTLPL from the coding sequence ATGCAGCAGCCTAAGAAATCGCCCGCTCGACTTAAGTTAGAGCAGATAATTGAACCTAACCCTGTCATCGTGACACCAAAAACTGTATTGTCAGTAGCGATCGCTGCGATGGATAGTGCTGGCACAAAGTATGCTCTGGTTGTAGATCAAAGAAAAGTAGTGGGTCTTTTTACCGCTGAAGAGCTAGTAAAGTTAGTAGCAACTAAAATCGATTTCTCAACTACCAAGATTGGTTCGGTAGTAACTCAACCTGTCAAAACTATGGAGGAATTGCAATGTCAGGATATCTTCTCAGTTTGGTCATTTTTGCGACGGCATTCCTTAGCTTACGTCCCTATATTAAGTGATCGCCAAGAATTACTGGGAGTTGTGGAGCAAGAGCATCTACTAAAGCTTTTGGAGTCCGATGAATTTAACTTTTGTTTAGAGTTTTATGGGACAGGGAATGTTAATCCCTGCCAACGAGTAGAAGACGAACTCGAACGCTTTTTTAACATTACTCCTAGTCTGCTTTGTCTTGCTGGTTTTGATGGCTATTTCAAACGTTTAAACCCCAGTTTTAGACAGATTCTGGGTTTTACGAATGAAGAGTTGCAAGCCGAACCTTTTATTAACTTTGTTCATCCAGAAGATCGGGCCGCAACTATAGCTGAAGTAGAGGGTTTAATTCAAGGTAAAACTACTATTGCCTTTGAAAATCGCTATCGGACTAAAGATGGTAGTTATCGTTGGTTGTTATGGACAGCTTCTTCATATGTGGAAGAACAAGTCATCTATGCAGCAGCCAGGGATATTAGCGATCGCAAACAAACAGAAATACAACTCCAGCAAGAACGTGATTTTACCGGTGCAATCCTAGATACAGTTGGTGCTTTAGTCACGGTTCTCAATCGCCAGGGGCAAATTGTCAGTTTTAATCGCACCTGTGAACAAATTGCTGGCTATTCCTGGGCAGAAGTTGCGGGTAGACCAATCTGGGATTTATTGATTGTACCTGAGGAAAAATTAACTGTCAGAGCCATTTTTGAGAGATTATTAGCCGGACAATTATCTAACAATTATGAGAATCACTGGTTAGCGAAAAACGGTAGCCGTCATTTAATATCTTGGTCAAATACAGCTTTATTTGATGCCCAGGGAAAGGTTGAGTTTGTAATTTCCACGGGAATTGATGTAACTCAACAGCGTCAGGTTCGGAATAAATTAGAACATCAGTTTCGACAAACCCAGTTACTAGCAGAAGTAACTCGTAAGATTCGGATGTTAATCGGCTTAGATGAAATCTTACAAACTACCGTTACCGAGGTGCAACATCTATTAGCTTGCGATCGCGTGATGATCGTCGAACTAAGGTCTAATCAAACAGCAGTACCGATTAGTGAGGCGATTCTGAGGGATTACCCTCCCATGTTGGGTTACGAACTTGCCGATCCTTTATTAGTGGGAAAATATGTAGAGCGGTATCGCCAGGGAAAAATTTTAGCCATTAACGATCTCCAAACTGCGGCAATTGATCTAGATATCAAACAGCTACTACTACAATTTGCGATTCAAGCCAAACTAGTCGTGCCAATTCTCAGTCAAAACCAACTCAAAGGTTTGCTGGTAGCACATCAATGTTCTAATCCCCGTCAATGGCAAGATAGTGAAATCGAACTATTGAAACAGTTAGCTGACCAAATTGGAGTAGCTCTATCTCAGGCACAGTTACTAAATAATTTAGAAGAAGCGGTTGCTGAACGTACTAACGAACTCAGTGTAACCAATCAGCGCTTACAGTTGGAAATTACGGAACGCCAACAAACGGAAACTGCCCTGAGAGAAAATCAGCAAATGTTAGCGGGAATTTTAGAATATGCTGATGAAGCAATTATTTCTATTGACGAACAGTACAAAATTTTACTTTTTAATCAGGGTGCAGAAAAGATCTTTGGTTATCAAGCCAGAGAAATCATGGGACAGTCTTTAGATATTTTATTGCCCAAGGAATTTCGTCATATACATCGACAGCACATCGATCAATTTAGCGGCTCGATAGAACAAGCTCGCTCTATGACGGTGCGTAGCAGTAATGTATATGGTCTGCGTAAGGACGGTAAGAAGTTCCCTGCCGAAGCTTCAATTTCCAAATTACATACCCACGAGGGTTTAATATTTACGGTAATGCTCCAAGATATTACGGAGCGTCAACGGACTGAAGAAAAACTTCAGGCTTCGCAAAGATTATTAGCTAAAGCTGAGAAAATAGCTTGTATTGGCAGTTGGGAATACAATATTGTCACTCAAAAACTAACTTGGTCAGAGGAATTATTTAATATCTTGGGTCTTAATCAAGAGCGAACAATTCCTAATTGTGCAGTAATCTTTGACTCTATTCATCCTGACGATCGCTCATTGGTCAGAAATACTCTTAAACAAGGGCATATTGAGGGACAACCCTGGCAATTTAACTATCGTTTGGTGATGCCTAATGGCTCACTTAAATATTTAGAAACTAGAGGCGAACCGACTATTGATTCCTCAGAAAAAGTGGTTAAAGTTTCTGGAACGATTATGGATATCAGCGATCGCGTTCAGGCAGAAATATCTCTGCGTCGTAGCGAAGATCGGTTGCAACTAATTACTAATTCTTTACCAGTATTGATTGCTTACATTGATAATCAACATCGATACCGCTACAATAATCGCACCTATGAAATTTGGTTTGGTAAGTCTCGAACAGATTTAATTGGACTTCATGTTCGAGAACTTCTAGGTAAAGAGAATTATCAACAAATGCTGCCCTATATCAAAACTGCGTTATCGGGGCAAGCAGTTACTTTTGAAAATCTACATCAAAATGAGCGTGGCGGTAATTATTGGATTAGTGCGATCTATGTCCCTGATTTTGACTCCGAAGGTAAGGTACAAGGGTTCTTTTCTATGATCGATGACATTACGGAGCGGAAAGCAATTCAGCAGATGCAAAGCGAGTTTGTTTCTGTTGCCAGTCATGAAATGAGAACCCCCCTAACTTCTATTCACGGGGTTTTGAAATTGCTTTGTGCCGAGCGCCTGGGCGATCTTTCAACCTCAGGGAAAGAAATGGTCAATATTGCCCTGAGAAATACTGATCGCTTGGTACGTTTAATTAATGATGTTCTCGATCTAGAGCGCATGGAGTCGGGTCGAGAAAAATTAGAAAAACAACTATGTAATAGTGCCGATCTAATTCAGTACGCCATAGAAACTATGCACTCCCTGGCTCAACAACAGCAGGTCAAAATAGAAACCGATACCAACTCTGTCGAATTATGGGTAGATAGCGATCGCATTCTGCAAACTCTTACCAATTTACTGAGTAACGCCATTAAATTTTCTCCCAACAATAGTACAGTCTGGATAAGTTGCGAACAACAGGAGAATCAAGCGTTATTTATGGTCAAGGATCGAGGAAGAGGTATTCCCAGAGAGAAACAAGAAACTGTATTTAACCGTTTTCAGCAAGTAGACGCTTCTGACTCTCGCAAAAAAGGCGGAACAGGTCTAGGATTATCTATCTGTCGTCATATTGTTGAACAACATGGGGGTAAAATTTGGGTAGAAAGTGTTGTAGATCAAGGGAGTACGTTTTTCTTCACCTTACCCCTATAG
- a CDS encoding response regulator: MSAKRILFIDDEEDIKTLARFCIELESDWQLITASSGAEGIAIAETEQPDAILLDVMMPELDGLQTLEKLQLNPKTKKIPTIFITAKAQASDRRRFYAAGAKGVINKPFDSLTLASQIAGFLAW, encoded by the coding sequence ATGAGTGCCAAACGTATTTTATTTATCGATGATGAGGAAGATATAAAAACTTTAGCTCGTTTCTGTATCGAGTTAGAATCGGATTGGCAATTAATCACTGCTTCTAGCGGGGCTGAAGGCATTGCTATTGCCGAAACTGAACAACCAGATGCGATTCTGTTAGATGTGATGATGCCAGAACTAGATGGTTTACAAACCCTGGAAAAACTTCAGCTAAACCCCAAAACCAAAAAAATTCCCACAATCTTCATAACTGCCAAAGCTCAAGCAAGCGATCGCCGCCGTTTCTATGCTGCAGGTGCTAAAGGAGTCATTAATAAACCCTTCGATTCTTTGACTTTAGCCAGTCAAATTGCTGGATTTTTAGCATGGTAA